From one Lotus japonicus ecotype B-129 chromosome 3, LjGifu_v1.2 genomic stretch:
- the LOC130746002 gene encoding agamous-like MADS-box protein MADS3: MGRGRVELKRIENKINRQVTFSKRRNGLLKKACELSILCDAEVALIIFSSRGKLYEFGSVGTAKTIDRYQRCSFNPQDEHVNCETQSWYQEVSKLKAKYESLQRTQRHLLGEDLGPLSVKELQNLEKQLEGALAQARQRKTEIMIEQMEELRTRERHLGDLNKQLKLKLESEGYNPKVMENLWSSTSAAGTSNFPFHPAQSNPMDCQPEPFLQIGYHQYVQAESSSIPKNSMTCETNFMHGWML; this comes from the exons ATGGGTAGAGGTAGAGTTGAGCTGAAGAGGATAGAGAACAAAATCAACCGCCAGGTTACTTTCTCCAAAAGGAGGAATGGTTTGCTCAAGAAAGCATGTGAGCTCTCAATTCTGTGTGATGCTGAGGTTGCTCTCATCATTTTCTCAAGCCGTGGGAAGCTCTATGAATTTGGAAGTGTTGG CACTGCCAAAACTATTGACCGATACCAACGGTGCTCTTTTAATCCTCAAGATGAGCATGTTAATTGTGAAACTCAG AGCTGGTACCAAGAGGTGTCAAAGCTAAAGGCAAAGTATGAGTCTCTTCAAAGGACTCAGAG GCATTTGCTTGGGGAAGATCTTGGACCATTGAGTGTAAAGGAGCTGCAGAATCTTGAGAAGCAGCTTGAAGGAGCTCTGGCACAAGCTAGGCAAAGGAAG ACAGAAATCATGATTGAACAAATGGAAGAGCTTCGCACAAGG GAACGTCATTTAGGAGACCTCAATAAGCAACTTAAACTCAAG CTTGAATCAGAGGGATATAATCCCAAAGTTATGGAAAACTTGTGGTCCTCTACTTCAGCTGCTGGAACCAGCAACTTTCCCTTTCATCCTGCTCAATCCAACCCAATGGATTGCCAACCAGAACCCTTTCTGCAAATAGG GTACCATCAATATGTTCAAGCTGAATCATCTAGTATTCCAAAGAACAGCATGACTTGTGAGACAAACTTCATGCACGGATGGATGCTTTGA
- the LOC130746003 gene encoding MADS-box protein SOC1 has translation MVRGKTQMKRIENATSRQVTFSKRRNGLLKKAFELSVLCDAEVALIVFSPRGKLYEFASSSMLESIERYRKHTRNNVQTAHASVEQNMQHLKEEATIMMKKIDILEETKRKLSGEGLGSCSIEELQQIEQKLERSIRSVRARKSQAYMEQVEQLKEKEKVLVAENSRLSEKYGIGPEPPTLDQRAKPRMDLHRESQPQSYGESSSSSDVETELFIGLPEARIRRISPKLN, from the exons ATGGTGAGAGGGAAGACTCAGATGAAACGCATAGAGAACGCCACAAGCAGACAAGTGACCTTCTCAAAGAGACGAAATGGGTTGCTCAAGAAGGCATTTGAGCTTTCAGTTCTGTGTGATGCTGAGGTGGCTCTTATTGTTTTCTCTCCAAGAGGGAAGCTTTATGAATTTGCCAGCTCCAG CATGCTGGAGTCAATTGAACGATACCGCAAACATACCAGGAATAACGTGCAAACAGCACATGCATCAGTTGAACAAAATATGCAG CATTTGAAGGAAGAAGCAACAATcatgatgaagaagattgatATTCTTGAAGAAACAAAACG GAAACTCTCTGGAGAAGGTTTGGGATCTTGCTCCATTGAAGAACTACAACAAATAGAACAGAAGTTGGAGAGGAGCATAAGAAGTGTTCGAGCAAGAAAG TCTCAGGCTTACATGGAACAAGTTGAGCAACTAAAAGAAAAG GAAAAAGTGCTAGTGGCAGAAAACTCCAGGCTCTCTGAGAAG TATGGTATTGGTCCAGAGCCACCAACACTGGATCAGAGAGCAAAACCAAGAATGGATCTTCATAGAGAAAGCCAACCCCAGTCTTATGGTGAAAGTAGTTCAAGTTCAGATGTGGAGACTGAATTGTTCATTGGTCTTCCAGAAGCGAGAATAAGGCGCATTTCTCCCAAGCTTAATTAG